The following proteins come from a genomic window of Streptomyces sp. NBC_00539:
- a CDS encoding serine/threonine-protein kinase, whose protein sequence is MDEDGRVIAGRYRLLGPLGRGGMGIVWRARDEVLGREVAVKEVRAPAGLDPAEVERMYRRLEREAWAAARVSHRGVVTVYDVATEGGRPWIVMELVRGLSLADVLEGEGPMTPQRAAHIGEQVLAALRSAHESGVVHRDVKPANVLIANDGRVLLGDFGIASLEGSSAITRTGEVVGSPEFLAPERALGREPGPASDLWSLGVLLYAAVEGASPFRRDTPLATLRAVVEGEPPPPRRAGPLAPVLEGLLRKDPDERLPAAEAARMLRVIGAGGTVRAPQGAGGTVRAPAGPASGPQAPTTPLPERNPSGQAPTTPLATPLATRVAAAESGRRRAGLVLAAGVVVLLLAVVALGWLLFDERGRPDGSNGSTGSGGSGGSGPTGSAPASASPPPAPSDSPPASGSPTPGRQVTLYVHTLYGSYRGTCPPPPAGAPAFTGTIAVDAVPAVVEYRWVTRGGTAAPDAGWQSVTYEAGGAKTRQFHHTEPGTGGSFDDAVRLEVRMPARAVSAWMDFSVTCEEETPTAGASSSAPPAPSGSPGPTPDPGETP, encoded by the coding sequence ATGGATGAGGACGGGCGTGTCATCGCCGGCCGCTACCGGCTGCTGGGTCCGCTGGGCCGCGGCGGCATGGGCATCGTGTGGCGGGCCCGTGACGAGGTGCTCGGCCGCGAGGTCGCGGTGAAGGAGGTCCGGGCGCCCGCCGGACTGGACCCGGCCGAGGTGGAGCGGATGTACCGGCGGCTGGAGCGGGAGGCCTGGGCGGCGGCGCGGGTCTCGCACCGCGGGGTGGTGACCGTCTACGACGTGGCCACCGAGGGCGGCCGCCCCTGGATCGTGATGGAGCTGGTGCGCGGGCTCTCGCTGGCGGACGTGCTGGAGGGCGAGGGGCCGATGACCCCGCAACGGGCCGCGCACATCGGCGAACAGGTGCTGGCCGCGCTGCGCTCCGCGCACGAGTCGGGGGTGGTGCACCGCGACGTCAAGCCCGCCAACGTACTGATCGCCAATGACGGCCGGGTCCTCCTCGGGGACTTCGGGATCGCGAGCCTGGAGGGCTCCTCCGCGATCACGAGGACGGGAGAGGTGGTCGGGTCCCCCGAGTTCCTCGCGCCGGAGCGGGCGCTGGGCCGTGAGCCGGGGCCCGCGTCGGACCTGTGGTCGCTCGGGGTGCTGCTGTACGCGGCCGTCGAGGGGGCTTCGCCGTTCCGCCGGGACACCCCGCTGGCCACGCTGCGGGCGGTGGTGGAGGGGGAACCGCCGCCGCCGCGCCGGGCCGGGCCGCTGGCGCCCGTGCTGGAGGGGCTGCTGCGCAAGGACCCGGACGAGCGGCTGCCCGCGGCGGAGGCGGCCCGGATGCTGCGCGTCATCGGCGCGGGAGGAACCGTACGGGCCCCACAGGGCGCGGGAGGAACCGTACGGGCCCCAGCCGGTCCGGCGTCGGGGCCGCAGGCGCCGACGACCCCGCTGCCCGAGCGCAACCCCTCCGGCCAGGCGCCCACCACCCCCCTCGCCACGCCACTCGCCACGCGCGTTGCCGCCGCGGAGTCCGGGCGCAGGCGGGCCGGGCTGGTGCTGGCCGCCGGGGTCGTGGTGCTGCTCCTGGCGGTGGTGGCGCTGGGCTGGCTGCTGTTCGACGAGCGCGGCCGGCCGGACGGCAGCAACGGCAGCACCGGGAGCGGCGGGAGCGGCGGGAGCGGCCCGACGGGGTCGGCGCCCGCCTCCGCGAGCCCGCCGCCGGCCCCCTCCGACTCCCCGCCGGCGAGCGGCAGCCCGACGCCCGGGCGGCAGGTGACGCTGTACGTCCACACCCTGTACGGCTCCTACCGCGGCACCTGCCCGCCGCCCCCGGCCGGCGCGCCCGCCTTCACCGGGACGATCGCGGTGGACGCCGTTCCCGCCGTGGTGGAGTACCGCTGGGTGACGCGCGGCGGGACGGCGGCCCCCGACGCGGGCTGGCAGAGCGTCACGTACGAGGCGGGCGGCGCGAAGACCCGGCAGTTCCACCACACGGAGCCCGGCACCGGCGGCAGCTTCGACGACGCGGTCCGGCTGGAGGTGCGCATGCCCGCCCGGGCGGTCTCGGCGTGGATGGACTTCTCCGTGACGTGCGAGGAGGAGACCCCGACGGCCGGGGCCTCCTCCTCCGCTCCACCGGCTCCTTCCGGCTCCCCGGGCCCGACGCCGGACCCGGGGGAAACGCCGTAG
- a CDS encoding DUF5925 domain-containing protein, producing MGAMSANPHDALPIRLTLDDSDSPSDVVDALFLGRFASGEQPYSHSVSIERVKAEATLLPPGATVLRSARDTDRSATLAEGDGWTMLVSRWSRGADVTVTAVSDELAAGVLGKATEGARDEPEPQPSSVTMGFWYVSPRRGPYRTTRQIAAGTWAEVRPNYTAPVAEAMDRLMKVTPDDIAGRLLLLHGPPGTGKTSALRTLARSWREWCQVDCVLDPERLFNDVGYLMDIAIGEDEGSAKGRWRLLLLEDCDELIRGEARHQAGQALSRLLNLTDGLLGQGRNVLVGVTTNEDLERLHPAVVRPGRCLARIEVGRLTHREATDWLGSDEGVTREGATLAELFALRRGAGPTSALLPPQGHGAEPGLYL from the coding sequence ATGGGCGCCATGTCAGCCAACCCGCACGACGCGCTGCCGATCCGGCTCACCCTCGACGACAGCGACTCGCCGTCGGATGTCGTCGACGCCCTGTTCCTCGGCCGGTTCGCGTCCGGCGAGCAGCCGTACTCGCACAGCGTCTCCATCGAACGGGTCAAGGCCGAGGCCACCTTGCTGCCGCCGGGCGCGACCGTGCTGCGCTCGGCGCGCGACACCGACCGCAGCGCCACGCTCGCCGAGGGCGACGGCTGGACGATGCTCGTCTCGCGCTGGAGCCGGGGCGCGGACGTGACGGTGACGGCCGTCAGCGACGAACTCGCCGCCGGGGTGTTGGGCAAGGCCACGGAAGGGGCGCGGGACGAGCCCGAACCGCAGCCTTCGAGCGTCACGATGGGGTTCTGGTACGTCTCCCCGCGCCGCGGCCCCTACCGCACGACCCGGCAGATCGCGGCGGGCACCTGGGCGGAGGTGCGGCCCAACTACACCGCACCGGTGGCCGAGGCGATGGACCGGCTGATGAAGGTGACCCCGGACGACATCGCGGGCCGGCTGCTCCTGCTGCACGGGCCGCCCGGGACGGGGAAGACCTCCGCGCTGCGGACGCTGGCCCGGTCGTGGCGGGAATGGTGCCAGGTGGACTGCGTCCTGGACCCGGAGCGGCTGTTCAACGACGTGGGCTACCTGATGGACATCGCGATCGGGGAGGACGAGGGCAGCGCCAAGGGCCGCTGGCGACTGCTGCTGCTGGAGGACTGCGACGAGCTGATCCGCGGCGAGGCCCGCCACCAGGCCGGGCAGGCGCTGTCGCGGCTGCTGAACCTGACGGACGGACTGCTGGGCCAGGGCCGCAACGTCCTGGTCGGGGTGACGACCAACGAGGACCTGGAGCGCCTGCACCCGGCGGTGGTCCGGCCGGGCCGCTGCCTGGCCCGGATCGAAGTCGGCCGGCTGACGCACCGTGAGGCGACGGACTGGCTCGGTAGCGACGAGGGCGTCACCCGGGAGGGGGCCACCCTGGCCGAGCTCTTCGCCCTGCGGCGCGGCGCGGGTCCGACGTCGGCCCTCCTCCCGCCGCAGGGGCACGGCGCGGAGCCGGGGCTCTACCTGTAG
- a CDS encoding SGNH/GDSL hydrolase family protein, with the protein MRLSRFATLTSALLLAAGTALFGAGQAAASAQADFGYVALGDSYSSGVGSGNYDSASGNCKRTSRAYPALWAAAHSPQTFSFTACSGARTGDVLSGQLGPLNSGTDLVSITIGGNDAGFSDVMTTCVLQSESTCVNRVNQAKAYVDSTLPGQLDKVYDAISARASAAHVVVLGYPRFYQLNGSCIAGLSEGERSAINGAADYLNAAIAKRAADHGFTFASVTGAFTGHEICSGSAWLHSLNWADIGESYHPTATGQSSGYLPVFAGKA; encoded by the coding sequence ATGAGACTGTCGCGCTTCGCCACCCTCACCTCCGCCCTCTTACTCGCCGCGGGCACCGCCCTGTTCGGCGCCGGCCAGGCGGCCGCCTCCGCCCAGGCCGACTTCGGCTACGTAGCCCTCGGAGACTCGTACTCCTCCGGCGTGGGCTCCGGCAACTACGACAGCGCGAGCGGGAACTGCAAGCGCACCTCCCGGGCCTATCCGGCCCTGTGGGCCGCCGCCCACTCCCCCCAGACCTTCTCGTTCACCGCCTGCTCGGGCGCCCGGACGGGTGACGTCCTCTCCGGCCAGCTCGGCCCGCTGAACTCCGGCACGGACCTCGTCAGCATCACCATCGGCGGCAACGACGCCGGTTTCTCCGACGTCATGACGACCTGTGTGCTCCAGTCGGAGTCCACCTGCGTCAACCGCGTCAACCAGGCCAAGGCGTACGTGGACTCCACCCTCCCCGGTCAGCTCGACAAGGTCTACGACGCCATCTCCGCCCGCGCCTCGGCCGCCCACGTGGTGGTCCTCGGCTATCCCCGCTTCTACCAGCTGAACGGTTCCTGCATCGCGGGACTGTCCGAGGGTGAACGCAGCGCCATCAACGGCGCCGCCGACTACCTCAACGCCGCCATCGCCAAACGCGCCGCCGACCACGGCTTCACCTTCGCCTCGGTGACCGGCGCCTTCACCGGCCACGAGATCTGCTCCGGCAGCGCGTGGCTGCACAGCCTCAACTGGGCCGACATCGGCGAGTCATACCACCCGACCGCCACCGGGCAGTCGAGCGGCTACCTGCCCGTCTTCGCCGGCAAGGCATAG
- a CDS encoding GntR family transcriptional regulator: protein MTSTSPHLKIKIDGSAGSAAPYEQLRAQIADAARSGRLPVGFKLPTVRGLAEELGLAANTVAKAYRALEGDGVIETRGRAGTFVAAAGDSAAREAAAAAQAFAERAHRLGLSREEATAAAGEALRARYGK, encoded by the coding sequence GTGACCTCGACTTCGCCCCACCTCAAGATCAAGATCGACGGCTCGGCCGGTTCCGCCGCCCCCTACGAGCAGCTGCGCGCGCAGATCGCGGACGCGGCCCGGTCCGGGCGCCTGCCGGTGGGGTTCAAACTGCCGACCGTGCGGGGGCTGGCGGAGGAGCTGGGGCTCGCGGCGAACACGGTCGCCAAGGCCTACCGCGCCCTTGAGGGCGACGGCGTGATCGAGACGCGGGGGCGGGCCGGGACGTTCGTCGCCGCCGCCGGGGACTCCGCCGCGCGGGAGGCGGCCGCCGCGGCGCAGGCGTTCGCCGAGCGCGCCCACCGGCTGGGCCTGTCCCGGGAGGAGGCCACGGCCGCGGCGGGGGAGGCCCTGCGGGCGCGGTACGGCAAGTGA
- a CDS encoding GNAT family N-acetyltransferase encodes MTVSIRDLRPGDPGDVEAVVHLRRTVLPFMITTAAGVAHEIASAHPDKRYRILLAERADGLAVATAQVGIAHESPEPGVGFVNLQVDPAHRGLGVGSTLLRAAEEHLLAAGAVDSYAWALDGPSDHAFAARHGYRPGRSAHFLRLELSERTLPPYPSVLPPGVELRPASAFADDPRPLYEADAEVSSDEPGDVPVELDDFDNWLAEVWHEPSFDHDLTTVVLVDGTVAAFCAARTDGAGRYGSAMTGTRRAHRGHGLARLAKTVSLHRALAAGCTEALTGNDAGNAPMLAVNEWFGYEIRATETRFAKRLAPSSTDPKEVTA; translated from the coding sequence ATGACCGTTTCGATCCGCGACCTGCGCCCCGGCGACCCGGGGGACGTGGAAGCCGTCGTACACCTGCGCCGGACCGTCCTCCCGTTCATGATCACCACCGCGGCCGGTGTGGCCCACGAGATCGCCTCCGCCCACCCTGACAAGCGGTACCGGATCCTCCTCGCCGAGCGCGCGGACGGCCTGGCCGTCGCCACCGCCCAGGTCGGCATCGCGCACGAGAGCCCCGAACCGGGCGTCGGCTTCGTCAACCTCCAGGTGGACCCCGCCCACCGCGGCCTCGGCGTGGGAAGCACCCTGCTGCGGGCGGCCGAGGAGCACCTGCTCGCCGCCGGGGCCGTGGACTCGTACGCCTGGGCTCTGGACGGGCCGTCCGACCACGCCTTCGCCGCCCGGCACGGCTACCGCCCCGGCCGCTCGGCCCACTTCCTGCGCCTGGAACTGTCGGAGCGGACCCTGCCCCCGTACCCGTCCGTGCTGCCCCCCGGCGTCGAACTGCGCCCCGCCTCCGCGTTCGCGGACGATCCGCGCCCGCTGTACGAGGCCGACGCCGAGGTCTCGTCCGACGAGCCGGGCGACGTACCGGTGGAACTGGACGACTTCGACAACTGGCTCGCCGAGGTGTGGCACGAGCCCTCGTTCGACCACGACCTGACGACGGTCGTCCTCGTCGACGGCACGGTGGCCGCCTTCTGCGCCGCACGGACCGACGGGGCGGGCCGCTACGGCTCGGCGATGACCGGCACCCGCCGCGCCCACCGCGGCCACGGGCTGGCCAGGCTCGCCAAGACCGTCTCCCTGCACCGGGCCCTCGCGGCCGGCTGCACCGAGGCGCTGACCGGCAACGACGCGGGCAACGCGCCGATGCTCGCCGTCAACGAGTGGTTCGGGTACGAGATCCGCGCCACCGAGACCCGCTTCGCGAAGCGGCTCGCCCCCTCCAGTACGGACCCGAAGGAAGTGACAGCGTGA
- a CDS encoding FABP family protein, whose translation MPEPAQENPYPDSLVLGEGPEPHPQLGPVLSLIGRWHGRGSGEYPTLEHGFRYEQEVTFSHDGRPFLRYESRAWLIDASGAALRPSGREVGWWRVMPDASLEVVLAHPTGIVETYVGQVSGTTIEMATRSVSVTPRAKEVTAMRRRYTLEGGELVVVQEMEAVGQPMQHHLMARLGKCSTT comes from the coding sequence GTGCCCGAACCGGCGCAGGAGAACCCCTACCCCGACAGCCTCGTCCTCGGCGAGGGCCCGGAACCGCACCCGCAGCTTGGGCCCGTGCTGTCGCTCATCGGGCGCTGGCACGGCCGGGGCAGCGGCGAGTACCCGACCCTGGAGCACGGGTTCCGCTACGAGCAGGAAGTCACCTTCAGCCATGACGGCCGGCCCTTCCTGCGCTACGAGTCCCGCGCCTGGCTGATCGACGCGTCCGGTGCGGCCCTGCGCCCGTCGGGGCGGGAGGTCGGCTGGTGGCGGGTGATGCCGGACGCCTCGCTGGAGGTGGTGCTGGCCCACCCGACCGGGATCGTCGAGACGTACGTCGGCCAGGTGTCCGGCACCACGATCGAGATGGCCACCCGGAGCGTGTCGGTGACGCCCCGGGCGAAGGAGGTGACCGCGATGCGCCGCCGGTACACCCTGGAGGGCGGGGAGCTGGTCGTGGTGCAGGAGATGGAGGCCGTGGGCCAGCCGATGCAGCACCACCTGATGGCCCGGCTCGGAAAGTGCAGCACCACCTGA